The proteins below come from a single Holdemania massiliensis genomic window:
- a CDS encoding manganese efflux pump MntP family protein codes for MDANVMDAATLIMLAVGLAMDAFAVSITDGLCYENFHRKEALITSGAFGLFQGLMPLIGYFCGRMFSDAIASIDHWIALILLGVIGLNMIKEAWQESHEPECVECSGKTLTLPTILMQAVATSIDALAVGISFAVIHVNIFTACLLICGITFGLSLIGAAAGKRFGSMVKEKARVLGGVILILIGLRIFVEHMFF; via the coding sequence ATGGATGCAAATGTTATGGATGCGGCAACGTTGATCATGCTGGCGGTGGGGTTGGCTATGGATGCTTTTGCGGTGTCGATTACCGATGGTTTATGTTATGAGAACTTTCATCGCAAGGAAGCACTGATAACTTCCGGTGCTTTTGGATTATTTCAGGGACTCATGCCGCTGATCGGATATTTCTGCGGCCGGATGTTCAGCGATGCGATCGCTTCGATTGACCACTGGATCGCTTTGATCTTATTGGGTGTGATCGGGCTGAATATGATCAAAGAAGCCTGGCAGGAAAGTCATGAACCGGAATGTGTGGAATGTTCAGGCAAGACGCTGACCTTGCCTACGATTTTGATGCAGGCGGTTGCGACAAGTATTGACGCGCTGGCCGTGGGCATCAGCTTTGCGGTGATTCACGTCAATATTTTTACAGCCTGTCTATTGATTTGCGGGATTACATTCGGGTTAAGTCTGATCGGGGCTGCGGCCGGAAAGCGCTTTGGCTCAATGGTCAAAGAAAAGGCGCGTGTTTTGGGCGGCGTGATTCTGATCTTGATCGGTCTGCGAATTTTTGTCGAACACATGTTCTTTTAA
- a CDS encoding ChbG/HpnK family deacetylase, which translates to MRKRLVFRVDDLGYTPAYDMGAYRAFDCGVASSADVMFDSPDTIAALHWLKDKPWLSIGWHRHLWESPVLPPEEVPSLVDEKGRFKWGHRHPERMQEATYEEALKEFDAQMKLCYSILGKYPDVANVKNSDLPLEKAFKAIVEKYGIAHNIFSSAPDHRHPTVCDPQYKDLRYYSSGLATNSSYKLEDFKDYNPLEKMMSLQWTEAEEVFLYGWHPGYCDDHIMEESTCNIHRCKELQACTSETFKNWIIENQIELVNQRDVLNGTHEFQDHLKAIGSPLWIGNFK; encoded by the coding sequence ATGAGAAAAAGATTGGTTTTCAGAGTTGACGATTTAGGTTATACCCCCGCTTATGATATGGGAGCTTATCGTGCTTTTGACTGCGGCGTTGCTTCTTCGGCCGACGTCATGTTTGATTCCCCTGATACCATTGCGGCATTGCATTGGTTAAAGGACAAGCCATGGCTGTCCATCGGTTGGCATCGCCACCTGTGGGAAAGTCCGGTCCTGCCGCCGGAAGAAGTTCCTTCTTTAGTCGATGAGAAAGGGCGGTTTAAATGGGGACATCGGCATCCGGAACGGATGCAGGAAGCGACCTATGAGGAGGCGCTCAAAGAATTCGATGCCCAGATGAAGCTGTGCTACAGCATTTTAGGGAAATACCCAGATGTTGCAAATGTGAAAAACAGCGATCTGCCTCTGGAAAAGGCATTTAAAGCCATTGTGGAAAAATACGGCATCGCACACAATATCTTTTCCAGTGCTCCGGATCATCGTCATCCCACGGTTTGTGACCCTCAATACAAGGACCTGCGCTACTATTCTTCCGGTTTAGCGACCAATTCCAGTTATAAGCTGGAAGATTTCAAGGATTACAATCCGCTGGAAAAAATGATGTCGCTGCAATGGACGGAAGCGGAAGAGGTCTTTCTGTACGGTTGGCATCCTGGTTATTGTGACGATCATATCATGGAAGAATCGACGTGCAACATCCATCGATGCAAAGAGCTGCAGGCGTGTACCAGTGAAACCTTTAAAAACTGGATTATTGAAAATCAAATTGAACTGGTCAATCAGCGCGATGTTCTCAACGGAACCCATGAATTTCAGGATCATCTGAAAGCCATTGGCAGCCCGCTGTGGATTGGCAATTTCAAATAA
- a CDS encoding NUDIX hydrolase, which produces MEKIEVSFHPCGAAVTLKYVVIVLFNADQVLLVRHHLRTTWEIPGGHLELGETPMQAAKRELWEETGITEAHLEPLCIYTVHQQEKSDSGMLYWGTGGISGPLPEFEIAQTDWFAQLPAELTYPDIQPLLYQACAAAKAKTADKNTMKCRQ; this is translated from the coding sequence ATGGAAAAGATTGAGGTCAGCTTTCATCCCTGCGGGGCTGCGGTTACGTTAAAATATGTTGTGATCGTTCTGTTTAACGCGGATCAGGTGCTGTTAGTGCGGCATCATCTCAGAACTACTTGGGAAATACCGGGCGGGCACCTTGAACTGGGGGAAACACCCATGCAGGCTGCCAAACGTGAGCTGTGGGAAGAAACCGGCATCACCGAGGCCCATTTAGAACCTCTGTGTATTTATACTGTCCATCAACAGGAAAAAAGTGACAGCGGCATGCTTTATTGGGGAACCGGCGGGATTTCAGGTCCGCTGCCTGAGTTTGAGATCGCTCAGACGGATTGGTTTGCGCAGCTCCCTGCTGAACTGACGTATCCGGACATTCAGCCGCTTTTATATCAGGCCTGTGCCGCAGCCAAGGCAAAGACGGCAGATAAAAATACAATGAAATGCCGGCAGTGA
- the cls gene encoding cardiolipin synthase, translated as MKKLLNIMANRLFIVAVLILLQLGLIIGVMVSLSGFKLVSNLLRFLNFFLIIYIVNRQENPSYKLAWIILVLVFPLFGGLFYLMFGGRKMPKALRREAMIEAARTHPVLPRNEKILAEIEGQDEQAAKQFRYVVNNAYYPVYKNTEATYCPTGEIKFWHMLEELKKAERYIFLEYFIIDNGIMWDSILEILIEKVKQGVDVRVMYDDAGCVYTLPANYRKILEKLGIRCAVFNPLKAQLVIQMNNRDHRKICVIDGKVGFVGGINLADEYINAYEKYGHWKDTAVMLKGDAVWSLTVMFLQFWNFVYKAMPPSNYDDYWPVYKPEEQPVSDGYIQPFSDSPTDEEEVGATIHFNIINQARHYVYIHTPYLIIGYEMQRALETAAKAGVDVRITVPHVPDKKLVFMVTRANYEPLLKAGVKIYEYTPGFIHSKSFVSDDEIGLCGTTNMDYRSYYLHFECGVLTYKSSIIKEMKQDYLDTLKDCCEITLEDCRKTPAVVRLIRAVLNLFAPMM; from the coding sequence ATGAAAAAACTGCTGAATATCATGGCGAACCGTCTTTTCATTGTGGCGGTTTTAATCTTGCTTCAATTAGGTCTGATCATTGGTGTAATGGTCAGTCTGTCGGGGTTTAAGCTCGTCAGCAATCTGCTTCGCTTTCTCAATTTCTTTTTGATTATCTACATTGTCAATCGCCAGGAAAATCCTTCCTACAAGCTGGCTTGGATTATTCTGGTTCTCGTTTTTCCGCTGTTCGGCGGATTGTTTTATCTGATGTTCGGCGGACGGAAAATGCCGAAAGCCCTGCGGCGGGAAGCGATGATCGAAGCGGCCCGAACGCATCCGGTCCTGCCGCGCAATGAGAAAATTCTGGCGGAGATCGAAGGTCAGGATGAACAGGCCGCCAAACAGTTCCGCTATGTTGTCAACAACGCTTATTATCCGGTATATAAGAATACGGAAGCGACCTATTGTCCGACCGGTGAAATCAAATTCTGGCACATGCTGGAAGAATTAAAAAAAGCCGAACGGTATATCTTTCTGGAATACTTCATCATTGACAACGGCATCATGTGGGATTCAATTCTGGAAATCCTAATTGAAAAGGTAAAGCAGGGCGTCGATGTGCGGGTCATGTATGACGATGCAGGCTGTGTCTATACGCTGCCGGCTAATTACCGTAAAATCCTGGAAAAGCTGGGTATCCGCTGTGCGGTCTTTAATCCGTTAAAAGCACAGCTGGTGATTCAGATGAACAACCGTGATCACCGCAAAATCTGTGTGATCGACGGCAAGGTCGGGTTTGTTGGAGGCATCAACCTGGCAGACGAGTATATCAATGCCTATGAAAAATACGGGCATTGGAAAGACACAGCTGTGATGCTCAAAGGCGATGCGGTCTGGAGCCTGACCGTCATGTTTCTGCAGTTCTGGAATTTTGTTTACAAGGCGATGCCGCCGAGCAATTATGACGATTACTGGCCCGTCTATAAGCCGGAGGAACAGCCGGTCAGCGATGGTTATATCCAGCCGTTTTCCGACAGTCCGACGGATGAGGAAGAAGTTGGGGCAACCATTCACTTTAACATCATCAATCAGGCACGACATTATGTTTACATCCATACTCCCTATCTGATCATCGGTTATGAAATGCAGCGGGCTTTGGAAACGGCAGCGAAGGCCGGTGTCGATGTGCGCATCACCGTGCCGCATGTTCCGGATAAAAAACTGGTCTTTATGGTCACCCGTGCCAATTACGAACCGCTGTTAAAAGCCGGGGTTAAAATTTATGAATACACGCCAGGTTTTATTCATTCCAAATCGTTTGTCAGTGATGATGAGATCGGCTTGTGCGGGACGACCAATATGGATTACCGCAGCTATTACCTGCATTTTGAATGCGGTGTACTGACCTATAAGAGTTCGATTATCAAAGAGATGAAGCAGGATTATCTCGATACGCTGAAAGATTGCTGCGAGATCACGCTGGAGGACTGCCGCAAAACGCCGGCGGTTGTGCGCTTAATCCGGGCGGTGCTGAATCTGTTTGCGCCGATGATGTAG